From Methanomassiliicoccales archaeon LGM-RCC1, one genomic window encodes:
- a CDS encoding methyltransferase, whose product MDYDPEIHILSNPDVYPPSDDSILFIQSLNVRKGEKVLEIGCGSGVVSIHCAKNGCIVTSGDINPKAVKLTKRNAGENGVHITVVETDVYSNIEGRFDTILFNLPYLPVDEDGLLARSWSGGPDGLGPFPDLLDGSSDHLNPEGRIVVVISSLMDTQALWDLLDDYDVESIGELKLFFEKLAVLEIRPKAQ is encoded by the coding sequence ATGGACTACGATCCCGAGATCCACATATTATCCAACCCAGATGTCTATCCCCCGTCGGACGACAGCATCCTGTTCATCCAATCGCTGAACGTTAGGAAGGGTGAAAAGGTGCTGGAGATCGGTTGCGGTTCCGGCGTCGTCTCCATCCATTGTGCGAAGAACGGATGCATCGTAACCTCCGGGGACATCAACCCCAAGGCCGTGAAGCTCACCAAGAGGAACGCCGGAGAGAATGGGGTGCATATCACCGTGGTGGAGACGGACGTCTATTCTAACATCGAAGGAAGGTTCGACACGATCCTGTTCAATCTGCCCTATCTCCCTGTGGACGAGGACGGACTGCTGGCCAGATCATGGTCCGGAGGACCCGACGGCCTCGGACCTTTTCCGGACCTCCTCGACGGATCTTCTGACCATCTGAATCCGGAGGGCAGGATAGTCGTGGTCATCTCGTCGCTGATGGACACACAGGCGCTCTGGGATCTTCTGGACGATTACGATGTAGAGAGCATCGGGGAGCTCAAGCTGTTCTTCGAGAAGCTAGCGGTCCTGGAAATCAGGCCTAAGGCACAGTGA
- a CDS encoding TraM recognition domain-containing protein — MTTVKDRIRGNAETDDYYIIDDDGIRIPDHTRLEGTNEFLRRCQPVDVADVEDRTYGTPVASRDGTVYVDTEPCHCLIIGGSGTGKTLSFTLIKAIQALKAGHSVVYQASRRNNLKVLQDTAKQLGIEPVIIDLENPQYSDPFPILFPVSKNIRSEDPWDRIRGMNMASSIVNSALLFNSTQNAEWLMGTTNFTEGALEFVTREIDGPEMNTRSILKVVETVLDPEDSPLKRTIEDDDHYKAKFGPILLQSAMTTLEGYKSVFHSTFVLTLCSPRFAPVLNGSRTEIFSMDQKQQLLILISPEGDPIAASITKMILSILHDVIVDNVGSYGGTSELPVDFILDEFGFLGFEAARQWVSQDRERGFYHTHGCQSLRQITADDDSILDNYKILIFTGSSNISTLNEFQSMLVVNRIPLISADQLRKMQVGEAVIITRGRNPYYARMMNLRDMVDSGPLEGKKREYVDLPTIDKDFVPKSKKSKKVIFDLNYSEYLRLTNNVKEPEDASNENKKKAVKKEVEDDQERRIKHDEEVISLLHGV; from the coding sequence ATGACGACGGTAAAGGACAGGATCAGGGGGAACGCGGAAACAGATGATTACTACATAATCGATGATGATGGGATCAGGATCCCCGATCATACAAGATTAGAAGGGACCAACGAATTCCTAAGGCGGTGCCAACCGGTGGATGTGGCCGACGTCGAAGACAGAACATACGGTACACCCGTGGCCAGCAGAGATGGGACGGTGTATGTGGATACTGAACCGTGTCATTGTCTCATAATAGGGGGATCAGGCACCGGGAAGACGCTGTCGTTCACACTTATCAAGGCCATACAGGCACTGAAGGCCGGTCATTCTGTGGTATATCAGGCTTCGAGAAGGAACAATCTGAAGGTCCTTCAGGACACCGCCAAGCAATTGGGGATCGAGCCTGTCATTATCGATCTGGAGAATCCCCAGTACTCAGACCCCTTCCCGATCCTATTCCCTGTCAGTAAGAATATCAGGAGTGAGGACCCTTGGGATAGGATCAGGGGCATGAATATGGCCTCGTCGATCGTCAACAGCGCACTTCTGTTCAATAGCACACAGAATGCAGAATGGCTGATGGGCACCACCAATTTCACGGAAGGAGCATTGGAATTTGTAACGAGGGAGATAGATGGACCGGAGATGAACACCAGGAGTATACTGAAAGTCGTCGAAACGGTTCTGGATCCGGAAGACAGCCCATTGAAAAGAACCATAGAGGATGATGATCACTACAAAGCGAAATTCGGACCCATCCTATTGCAGAGTGCCATGACAACGCTCGAAGGATACAAATCGGTGTTCCATTCCACCTTTGTGTTAACCCTCTGCAGCCCTAGGTTCGCACCGGTTTTGAATGGTTCGCGGACCGAGATCTTCTCTATGGATCAGAAGCAACAGCTGCTGATCCTGATCAGTCCCGAAGGGGACCCGATAGCTGCGTCGATCACAAAGATGATCCTTTCGATTCTGCATGACGTCATCGTAGACAATGTAGGATCATACGGAGGTACATCGGAGCTCCCTGTGGACTTCATCCTGGATGAGTTCGGATTTCTCGGATTTGAAGCAGCTCGGCAATGGGTCTCTCAGGACAGGGAACGCGGATTCTACCACACCCACGGATGCCAGAGCCTCAGACAGATCACCGCAGATGACGATTCCATCTTGGACAACTACAAGATTTTGATCTTCACCGGGAGCTCGAACATCTCAACACTCAATGAATTCCAGTCTATGCTGGTGGTAAACCGGATCCCATTGATATCAGCTGACCAGCTCAGGAAGATGCAAGTGGGGGAAGCGGTCATCATTACAAGAGGCAGGAACCCATACTATGCAAGGATGATGAACCTCAGAGATATGGTGGACTCCGGGCCTCTAGAAGGAAAAAAGAGGGAATATGTGGACCTGCCCACGATCGACAAAGATTTCGTCCCTAAGAGTAAAAAGAGCAAGAAGGTGATCTTCGATCTCAACTATAGCGAGTACCTAAGACTCACCAACAATGTGAAAGAACCTGAGGACGCCTCTAACGAGAATAAGAAGAAAGCTGTAAAGAAAGAAGTCGAGGATGATCAGGAGAGAAGGATCAAGCATGACGAAGAGGTCATTTCCTTGCTTCACGGGGTCTAG
- a CDS encoding metal-sensing transcriptional repressor: MIDCMDSENLHKRLKKIAGQVAAVDRMIDEDVPCEEIMIQINAIKSAIHSVGQIVLEGHINHCVRDGIEHGDADKTIKEFAEVVRQFSKL, from the coding sequence ATGATAGACTGCATGGACTCTGAGAACCTCCACAAGCGTCTGAAGAAAATCGCCGGACAGGTTGCCGCGGTCGACCGCATGATCGACGAGGACGTCCCCTGCGAGGAGATCATGATTCAGATCAATGCTATCAAGAGCGCCATACACAGCGTGGGCCAGATCGTCCTCGAGGGACACATCAACCACTGCGTCAGGGACGGCATAGAGCACGGCGATGCGGACAAGACCATAAAGGAGTTCGCAGAGGTCGTCAGGCAGTTCTCCAAGCTCTGA
- a CDS encoding TraB domain-containing protein translates to MITIIGTGHVFNLAEPVSFIVKNTWPDAVLIELDKARYETMMNDYNGVKPKGDQKMSAIYANTAKYQQKMSEQSGSQLGGEFLAAVNTGKLVNADIIPIDTDAMRVMNEMWDEMSASERLRYRLSGIKDSFGGIKKVENTHKKFAANEEDYVESMRKRYPTLVRKLIDERNVYMADQINELSEKYKNMVVVVGDAHVEGLCKLLKEEHIRKIRLSDIMDREKMNRIRQMVWDGRETLEG, encoded by the coding sequence ATGATCACCATAATCGGCACGGGCCACGTGTTCAATCTTGCGGAGCCCGTATCCTTCATCGTGAAGAATACATGGCCGGATGCGGTGCTCATAGAGTTGGACAAGGCTCGTTACGAGACCATGATGAACGACTACAACGGTGTGAAGCCCAAGGGCGATCAGAAGATGTCCGCCATTTACGCCAACACCGCCAAGTATCAGCAGAAGATGTCCGAGCAGAGCGGCAGCCAGCTGGGAGGCGAGTTCCTCGCAGCGGTGAACACAGGCAAGCTGGTCAACGCCGACATAATCCCGATCGACACCGATGCCATGCGCGTCATGAACGAGATGTGGGACGAGATGTCGGCATCCGAGAGGCTGCGCTACCGTCTATCCGGAATCAAGGACTCCTTCGGAGGCATCAAGAAGGTGGAGAACACGCACAAGAAGTTCGCCGCCAACGAGGAGGACTATGTAGAGAGCATGCGCAAGAGGTATCCTACGCTGGTCAGGAAGCTGATCGACGAGAGGAACGTCTACATGGCCGACCAGATAAACGAACTCTCCGAGAAGTACAAGAACATGGTCGTGGTCGTCGGTGACGCCCACGTCGAGGGTCTGTGCAAGCTCCTCAAGGAGGAGCACATCAGGAAGATCAGGCTGAGCGACATCATGGACCGTGAGAAGATGAACAGGATCCGTCAGATGGTTTGGGACGGGAGGGAGACACTTGAAGGTTAA
- a CDS encoding DUF3990 domain-containing protein, giving the protein MILYHGSNQIVSSPIFGYGRKDNDYGRGFYCTESIELAKEWACRNGSDGFVNTYSLDSSGLKKIDLNSKDSNILNWLAVLIDNRVFEPRSQTSVLGKQYILDNYLIDLEGYDIVCGYRADDSYFNFARDFLENVIPLSKLSEAMNLGDLGRQVVLRSEKAFDRMAFSGCEKVPASTYAIRRRNRDCAARDAYGKMVAIPPKKDDIYLMDLITGRAEL; this is encoded by the coding sequence ATGATACTATATCACGGATCCAACCAGATAGTCTCGTCCCCGATATTCGGATACGGCAGGAAGGACAACGATTACGGCCGCGGATTCTACTGCACAGAATCGATAGAGCTCGCTAAGGAATGGGCTTGCCGCAACGGGTCGGATGGTTTCGTCAACACCTATTCGTTGGACTCATCAGGGCTGAAGAAGATCGATCTGAATTCCAAGGACAGCAACATCCTGAATTGGTTGGCCGTGTTGATCGATAACCGTGTCTTCGAACCCCGCAGCCAGACCTCGGTGTTGGGGAAGCAATACATCCTCGACAACTACCTGATAGATCTGGAAGGATACGACATCGTCTGCGGATACCGTGCCGATGATTCTTACTTCAATTTCGCCAGGGACTTCCTAGAGAACGTGATCCCTCTGAGCAAATTATCCGAAGCGATGAATCTGGGGGATTTGGGCAGACAGGTGGTGCTCAGATCGGAGAAGGCCTTTGACAGGATGGCCTTCAGCGGATGCGAGAAGGTTCCCGCATCAACATATGCGATCAGACGCAGAAATAGGGATTGCGCCGCACGCGATGCTTACGGGAAAATGGTTGCGATCCCGCCGAAAAAGGACGACATCTACCTGATGGACCTCATCACCGGGAGGGCTGAACTATGA
- the thyX gene encoding FAD-dependent thymidylate synthase — MKVKLLACTQNADRICAAAGNSCYSERSSAEIVEDIDPEKTLSRIVGMGHHSVIEHAVFTFSVEGASRALTHQLVRHRVASYSQQSQRYVSMDKAAFVTPHTVEDNKDAVKLYDSVMDTIWDAYKKLEEMGIPAEDARYLLPNGCTTNITITMNARELLHFFSLRSCNRAQWEIREMSDQMLRICKEISPIIFKNAGPPCVRGPCPEGKKTCGQPRTDL, encoded by the coding sequence TTGAAGGTTAAGCTATTGGCATGCACACAGAATGCGGACAGGATATGCGCGGCGGCAGGGAACTCATGTTACTCGGAGAGGTCCTCCGCAGAGATCGTCGAGGACATCGATCCCGAGAAGACCCTTTCGAGGATCGTCGGCATGGGGCACCACTCCGTCATCGAGCATGCGGTCTTCACATTCTCAGTGGAAGGCGCTTCGCGCGCCCTCACGCATCAGCTTGTGAGGCACAGAGTAGCCTCCTATTCTCAGCAGAGCCAGAGGTACGTTTCGATGGACAAGGCGGCCTTCGTCACACCCCACACGGTTGAGGACAACAAGGATGCCGTAAAGCTCTACGATTCCGTCATGGACACCATTTGGGATGCATACAAGAAGCTCGAGGAAATGGGGATCCCGGCGGAGGATGCGAGATACCTCCTTCCCAACGGTTGCACCACCAACATCACCATCACCATGAACGCCAGGGAACTGCTCCATTTCTTCTCCCTCAGGAGCTGCAACCGCGCTCAGTGGGAGATCAGGGAGATGTCCGATCAGATGCTGAGGATCTGCAAGGAGATTTCGCCCATCATCTTTAAGAACGCTGGTCCGCCCTGTGTCAGGGGACCTTGCCCAGAGGGCAAGAAGACCTGCGGTCAGCCAAGGACCGACCTATGA
- a CDS encoding heavy metal-associated domain-containing protein, producing the protein MRMLFFVTGLTCQECADKLEAHIQKMPGVNGAALMVNGRFIIDCDEDRAEEIANEVLTSAPKAQGDVVAKRIQ; encoded by the coding sequence ATGAGGATGCTTTTCTTCGTAACCGGACTCACCTGCCAGGAATGCGCCGACAAGCTCGAGGCCCACATCCAGAAGATGCCTGGAGTCAACGGTGCCGCACTCATGGTCAACGGAAGGTTCATCATCGACTGCGACGAGGACAGGGCAGAGGAGATCGCCAACGAAGTCCTCACCTCGGCACCTAAGGCACAGGGGGATGTTGTGGCCAAACGCATCCAATAA
- a CDS encoding nucleotidyltransferase domain-containing protein, with translation MMFGDKIRTIVNRVTKEYEPEAIIVFGSVARGEATEESDLGIAIIMDSDLSEHERNVRMRVCIGPIGMAADLLVFTP, from the coding sequence ATGATGTTCGGTGACAAGATCAGGACGATCGTGAACAGGGTCACGAAGGAGTACGAGCCGGAAGCGATCATTGTCTTCGGTTCCGTGGCCAGGGGCGAAGCCACCGAGGAAAGCGATCTGGGCATCGCTATCATTATGGATTCCGACCTGTCGGAGCACGAACGCAACGTGAGGATGCGCGTATGTATAGGTCCGATCGGTATGGCCGCGGATCTGCTGGTCTTCACTCCCTAA
- a CDS encoding helix-turn-helix transcriptional regulator: MIHPYSETYLDLVQRNVGVVFDLLLRQERMDESEFSRLFSESEVAQGIESSHPDFLAGRSGQELASIIIDHPIRYPDGYVMIAGPEYWTGFVVAYLQWKFFRPFSIILERYPVSMLLDNYERLHSSSLDYIADEIGTYLVEDNIIKTRRKALGYTQSELAGFANMNIRTLRGYEQGALDIGKAAGDTLYNLSRSLGCSIEDLLKR, from the coding sequence ATGATCCATCCTTACAGTGAAACATATCTCGATCTTGTCCAGCGTAATGTCGGGGTTGTGTTCGATCTGCTGCTCAGACAGGAGCGTATGGACGAGTCGGAATTCTCCCGCCTGTTCTCTGAGTCGGAGGTCGCCCAGGGCATTGAATCCTCCCATCCGGACTTTCTCGCCGGTCGTTCGGGACAGGAGCTTGCCTCCATCATTATCGACCATCCCATCCGCTATCCTGACGGCTACGTGATGATCGCCGGACCCGAATACTGGACAGGCTTCGTGGTGGCCTACCTTCAATGGAAGTTCTTCAGACCGTTCAGCATCATCCTGGAGAGATATCCCGTATCGATGCTCCTCGACAATTACGAGCGTCTGCATTCGTCATCGCTGGATTACATCGCTGACGAGATCGGGACGTATCTGGTGGAGGACAACATCATCAAGACACGCAGGAAAGCTCTGGGCTACACACAGTCGGAGCTCGCGGGATTCGCCAATATGAACATCAGGACGCTGCGCGGATATGAACAGGGGGCCTTGGACATCGGCAAAGCGGCTGGTGACACGCTGTACAATCTTTCCCGCAGTCTTGGATGCTCGATCGAGGATCTGCTGAAAAGATGA
- a CDS encoding HVO_0476 family zinc finger protein encodes MIKREMPDTIYFDCPDCDEETEHQILKGRMGKASIEGTFRCTSCNRISSMTIKIPELIEVPVVFSDGDVSETVRTTIESNDIIQEEDEFFLDDGRRVCVTHVDTKDGKYRKKVLATDVKKLWVKQFDILTIKVSVNDDDHTYSLRVEAEPDDEFVVGTQLSFEDFDCLIHAIKTKHSLVKKGVAEARDITRIYGKIRKKRYEVLDFEDDDEDFDEDDYIIDDDDE; translated from the coding sequence ATGATCAAGAGAGAGATGCCGGACACGATCTACTTCGATTGCCCCGATTGCGACGAGGAGACCGAGCACCAGATCCTGAAAGGAAGGATGGGCAAGGCCTCGATAGAGGGTACCTTCAGGTGCACCTCCTGCAACCGCATCTCCTCGATGACAATCAAGATCCCCGAGCTCATCGAGGTGCCCGTCGTCTTCAGCGACGGGGACGTCTCAGAGACAGTAAGGACCACCATCGAGAGCAATGACATCATCCAGGAGGAGGACGAGTTCTTCCTCGACGACGGAAGGAGGGTCTGCGTCACCCATGTGGACACCAAGGACGGAAAGTACAGGAAGAAGGTGCTGGCCACAGATGTGAAGAAGCTGTGGGTGAAGCAGTTCGACATCCTGACCATCAAGGTCTCCGTCAACGATGACGACCACACTTATTCTCTCAGGGTAGAGGCCGAGCCGGACGACGAGTTCGTTGTCGGTACACAGCTTTCTTTCGAGGACTTCGACTGTCTGATCCACGCCATCAAGACCAAGCACAGCCTTGTGAAGAAGGGCGTTGCCGAGGCCAGGGACATCACCAGGATCTACGGCAAGATCAGGAAGAAGAGGTACGAGGTCCTTGATTTCGAGGACGATGACGAGGACTTCGACGAGGACGACTACATCATCGACGATGATGACGAATGA
- a CDS encoding HAD-IB family phosphatase codes for MNKYDLVCFDMDGVLTKLRSSWCWVHQCFDVDNEPTYQAYCNGEIDESEFMRRDIALWTNKKPDVTIDEIAKLFQDMPLIGGIQETVACLKENGVRCVIVSGGIDKAALLIKNEFGFDDFAADEICTNPDGTLTGEGKLIVDLKDKGINVRHFIEKYRTTPERTVSIGNSFTDIPMFKNSGMSIAFNPTDPYTSDAATYTVVSDNIADVLDYILEEEE; via the coding sequence ATGAACAAGTACGATCTCGTCTGCTTCGACATGGACGGAGTCCTGACCAAACTGAGGAGCTCATGGTGTTGGGTGCATCAATGTTTCGACGTGGACAACGAACCCACGTACCAGGCCTACTGCAACGGGGAGATAGACGAATCGGAGTTCATGAGGAGGGACATAGCCCTCTGGACAAACAAGAAGCCGGACGTCACCATCGACGAGATCGCCAAGCTCTTCCAGGACATGCCCCTCATCGGAGGCATCCAGGAGACGGTGGCCTGCCTGAAGGAGAACGGCGTGAGATGCGTCATAGTCAGCGGAGGGATAGACAAGGCCGCTCTGCTGATCAAGAACGAGTTCGGCTTCGACGACTTCGCCGCGGACGAGATCTGCACCAATCCAGACGGCACACTGACCGGAGAAGGCAAGCTCATCGTGGACCTGAAGGACAAGGGCATCAACGTGCGCCATTTCATCGAGAAGTACAGGACCACTCCCGAGAGGACGGTCTCCATCGGCAACTCGTTCACTGACATCCCCATGTTCAAGAACTCGGGCATGTCCATCGCATTCAATCCGACGGACCCTTACACCAGCGATGCGGCCACCTACACAGTGGTCTCCGATAACATCGCTGACGTTCTCGATTACATCCTCGAAGAAGAGGAATGA
- a CDS encoding EamA family transporter, translating to MTSYSEHLGIIAALSAGIIWGLLGLFVRTSDDLGISPMQLTCLRYMMIFVIVWAYIMVRNMKMFRVDRKTVGVLLMMGLIGTILNSYTYLESMTLISLSLSSVLQYVAPFFVILISVPVLKEKLTRNKVLAVIGAFIGSVLCTGVLTDPGSMDLWGIFLAALSGFCFSIYTIGSKIMSRDGYSVSTVLFYTSLICWVGLAPFCDLPGAFDLMMHSADALLIVVGMGLFVTLLPFVLFNYSLTKIEAGKASVLTYAEPLAATVIGLIIYGEGVGIDTATGITLILLALIVINRKEDPGNTHME from the coding sequence ATGACCTCATACTCCGAGCATCTCGGTATCATTGCCGCATTATCCGCGGGTATAATATGGGGTCTCCTCGGATTGTTCGTTCGCACCTCGGACGATCTGGGCATATCTCCGATGCAGCTCACCTGCCTGCGCTACATGATGATCTTCGTAATCGTCTGGGCGTACATCATGGTCAGAAACATGAAGATGTTCAGGGTCGACAGGAAGACAGTGGGCGTCCTACTGATGATGGGTCTGATCGGTACTATCCTGAACTCCTACACCTATCTCGAATCTATGACCCTGATATCGCTCTCGCTGTCATCGGTCCTACAGTACGTCGCTCCCTTCTTCGTAATTCTGATATCGGTCCCCGTGCTCAAGGAGAAGCTGACCAGGAACAAGGTGCTGGCCGTGATCGGCGCCTTCATAGGGAGCGTCCTGTGCACAGGGGTTCTGACGGACCCTGGTTCGATGGATCTCTGGGGCATATTCCTGGCAGCGCTGTCGGGATTCTGCTTCAGCATCTACACTATCGGTTCGAAGATCATGAGCAGGGACGGATACAGCGTATCGACCGTTCTTTTCTACACCTCATTGATCTGCTGGGTGGGGCTGGCCCCGTTCTGCGACCTGCCCGGAGCATTCGATCTGATGATGCATTCAGCGGATGCGTTGCTCATCGTGGTCGGCATGGGATTGTTCGTCACCCTGCTGCCGTTCGTGCTGTTCAATTACTCCCTCACAAAGATCGAAGCGGGGAAAGCATCTGTACTGACCTACGCGGAACCTTTGGCCGCGACTGTGATAGGGCTGATAATCTACGGAGAGGGCGTCGGGATCGATACGGCCACGGGGATAACATTGATCCTACTGGCCCTGATCGTTATCAACAGAAAGGAAGACCCCGGGAACACTCACATGGAATGA
- a CDS encoding MBL fold metallo-hydrolase has protein sequence MIQLDILAVGYLERDEDGNILKADSTSVLVRTPKHTIVVDPSTKYMKPFLKTSFQQIGVFVRDVDIVVLTHTHEDHIENLDMFPKAKVYVHSGAEKEIPGAIIVDKDEYDLCEGVKLVYTPGHCPEEISVFVDADRHYVIAGDTIPLEDNFFKNIPPRLNTDPELALQSIKKIRDYADVIIPGHGFPFMTEQ, from the coding sequence ATGATCCAACTGGACATCCTGGCCGTCGGCTACCTGGAGAGGGACGAGGACGGGAACATACTCAAGGCAGATTCCACCAGCGTGCTGGTCCGCACGCCTAAGCACACCATAGTGGTGGATCCCAGCACGAAGTACATGAAGCCGTTCCTCAAGACGTCCTTCCAGCAGATCGGGGTGTTCGTCAGGGATGTGGATATCGTGGTGCTCACGCATACACATGAAGATCACATCGAGAACCTGGACATGTTCCCGAAAGCGAAGGTCTACGTGCACAGCGGTGCCGAGAAGGAGATCCCGGGAGCCATCATCGTGGACAAGGACGAGTACGATCTCTGTGAAGGTGTGAAGCTGGTCTACACTCCTGGGCACTGCCCGGAGGAGATCTCCGTGTTCGTCGACGCGGACAGACATTATGTCATAGCCGGCGACACGATCCCTCTGGAGGATAACTTCTTCAAGAACATCCCTCCCCGTCTGAATACTGACCCCGAGCTCGCACTGCAAAGTATTAAGAAGATAAGGGACTACGCAGACGTAATCATACCGGGACATGGATTCCCGTTCATGACGGAACAGTGA
- a CDS encoding 30S ribosomal protein S17e, which yields MGRIRPTYIKRVSIELLNKYPQAFTKDFEGNKEMVATLTDVSSVTMRNRIAGYITRYLSHPEA from the coding sequence ATGGGAAGAATAAGACCCACCTACATCAAGAGAGTCTCCATCGAGTTGCTCAACAAGTATCCTCAGGCATTCACCAAGGATTTCGAGGGCAACAAAGAGATGGTCGCGACCCTCACAGATGTCTCATCAGTGACAATGAGGAACAGGATCGCTGGTTACATCACCCGCTACCTGTCGCACCCTGAGGCATGA
- the msrA gene encoding peptide-methionine (S)-S-oxide reductase MsrA: MKEIYLAGGCFWGVEKAMSLLKGVVGTECGYSNGDPHLTPDYLLVCSGRYGYAETVRVVYDESIVALDRILQAFFMIIDPTKLNRQGNDRGIQYRTGIYWTDEQTGEEVSRKVASIAEHYSEFYTEVLPLQNFTRAEENHQNYLDRTPNGYCHISPQIMAEIAKM, translated from the coding sequence ATGAAGGAGATCTATCTGGCAGGCGGATGCTTCTGGGGCGTCGAGAAGGCGATGTCCCTGCTGAAGGGCGTGGTCGGCACGGAGTGCGGATACTCCAACGGCGATCCTCATCTAACCCCAGATTATCTCCTGGTCTGTTCTGGGCGCTATGGTTACGCAGAGACCGTCAGGGTAGTCTACGACGAATCCATCGTTGCTCTGGACAGGATACTTCAGGCGTTCTTCATGATCATAGATCCCACGAAGCTTAACAGGCAGGGTAACGACAGGGGTATACAGTACCGCACCGGAATCTACTGGACCGATGAGCAGACAGGCGAAGAGGTCTCTCGCAAGGTCGCCAGCATAGCGGAACATTATTCGGAGTTCTATACCGAGGTCTTGCCCCTTCAGAACTTCACCAGGGCCGAGGAGAATCATCAGAATTATCTGGACCGGACACCGAACGGTTACTGTCATATCTCTCCGCAGATCATGGCAGAGATCGCGAAGATGTGA
- a CDS encoding ATP-binding protein — translation MEISRPRYLDRLIRLRFKGGVKVITGMRRSGKSYLLFNLFKDYLLSIDVPDRNIICIALDSVENAHLRDAVALYEQVSSLITDDSEYYILLDEIQLVEGFEEVVNSLKRRRNVDVYITGSNSKFLSSDIVTEFRGRGTEINVRPLSFSEYLPYSGKDERTAWYDYLTYGGLPESIDLETEDRMAYLSELIDVVYMRDIIERKRIRMPDVMDSVFSVLSSAIGSLTNPNRLTDTLRSHHVDVAGTTVSEYIDHLKDSFLFEESKRFDLKGRAYFDTPSKYYATDLGLRNAKLGFRQTEFNHLMENAIYNELRYRGYSVDVGIIGFREYIEGKREYRQLEIDFVANKGSERYYIQSAYRIDDDSKRKQEVRPFLKMNDGFRKIIIVDGDAPKTIDEDGVVTMNVIDFMKDPESLNRI, via the coding sequence ATGGAGATTAGCAGACCAAGGTACCTGGACAGGCTCATAAGGCTGAGATTCAAGGGAGGTGTGAAGGTCATCACCGGTATGAGACGCTCCGGGAAGTCATATCTGTTGTTCAACTTATTCAAGGATTATCTCCTGTCAATAGATGTACCCGATAGGAACATCATCTGCATAGCATTGGACTCTGTTGAGAACGCTCATCTTCGTGACGCTGTAGCACTGTATGAACAAGTATCGTCTCTAATCACCGATGATTCAGAATATTACATCCTCCTGGACGAGATACAGCTGGTAGAAGGCTTTGAGGAGGTCGTTAATAGCCTGAAGAGGAGAAGGAACGTGGATGTGTACATCACTGGCAGCAATTCCAAGTTTCTTTCCTCCGACATTGTCACGGAGTTCCGCGGAAGGGGGACGGAAATAAACGTGAGGCCGTTGTCCTTCTCCGAATACCTTCCCTATTCTGGAAAGGATGAACGCACAGCATGGTATGATTACCTGACTTATGGAGGGCTTCCGGAATCCATTGATCTGGAAACGGAGGATAGGATGGCATATCTATCCGAACTGATCGATGTCGTGTACATGAGGGACATCATCGAGAGGAAAAGGATCCGGATGCCCGATGTGATGGATTCCGTGTTCAGCGTCCTCTCCTCGGCGATCGGTTCTTTGACCAATCCGAATCGTCTCACCGATACGCTGCGCAGCCATCACGTAGATGTCGCCGGCACCACTGTGTCCGAATACATAGACCATCTGAAGGATTCCTTCCTGTTCGAGGAATCGAAGCGCTTCGATCTCAAAGGCAGAGCGTATTTCGATACCCCTTCCAAATACTACGCCACCGATCTCGGACTCAGGAATGCTAAGCTAGGCTTCAGGCAGACGGAGTTCAACCATCTTATGGAGAATGCGATATACAACGAGCTCAGGTACAGGGGATATTCCGTTGATGTAGGCATCATAGGTTTCAGGGAGTACATAGAAGGCAAACGTGAATACAGGCAGCTGGAGATCGATTTTGTCGCCAACAAGGGGAGCGAGAGGTACTACATACAATCGGCCTATCGCATAGATGACGATTCGAAGAGGAAACAGGAGGTCAGACCCTTCTTGAAGATGAATGACGGTTTCAGGAAGATCATCATCGTCGATGGGGATGCACCGAAGACCATAGACGAGGACGGGGTTGTGACCATGAATGTAATCGATTTCATGAAGGATCCTGAAAGTCTAAACAGAATCTAA